In one Arenibacter antarcticus genomic region, the following are encoded:
- a CDS encoding CusA/CzcA family heavy metal efflux RND transporter: MINKIISFSINNKFIIGLFIVVLVGTGIWSMATINLGSVPDITNNQVQVITVAPNLGTEDIEQFVTFPVELAMANLPDVIELRSISRFGLSVVTIVFKDQAGTYLPRQLVQEKLAEVKGEIPEGFGTPFMAPITTGLGEIYQYTLKVKEGYEDKYDATELRTIQDWIVKRQMALVPGVVEVNAFGGYVKQYEVALNPDKLKSFGLTMSQVFEALSENNANTGGAYIEKNHQANFIRGEGLARSISDLENTVVTTQNGNPILIRDVAEKVGYGSQVRYGAFTQDGHETVGGQILMLKGQSPSTVIDNVEKRITEIQKSLPEGVYIDTFLSQSELIERTTSTVKTNLMEGALIVIFVLVLLLGSFRGGLIAASIIPLCLLFAFILMKQFGIWANLMSLGAIDFGIIVDGAVIIVEGTVFHIHQRMKKSNAIIGQTEMDEIAYDSSSKMMNSAFFGQLIVLIVFTPILFLTGIEGKMFRPMAFTFGFAVLGAIILCLTYVPMMSSLFLKPAKNQNSWFAKFENKIDRISDKIMGALNRAYLPLLNFALRFKAGVIIGAVALFLIAGFVFSNMGAEFVPKFDEGDIAFQALIKPGSSLTESIEASEKLQNLINEFPEVKTVVSRIGVAEIPTDPMPMDIADSYIILEKDKSKWTSADSKEELIEKIQEKISVVPGVNFVFTQPVELRFNELLTGVREDVAIKLYGEDLNVLADKVQEIAAVIRKVPGAADLNVEATSGLPQMTVVYNRAKMAQYGVTINKLNDYVSAAFAGEKAGVIFEGEKRFDVVIRLAEGFRQDINSLKNLYIDLPNGAQVPLKEVADISYKPGPMQISRDNTSRRISVGVNVRGRDVKSMVEEIQQKLETEVKLPPGYYVTYGGSFENLQRASDRLMIVVPIVLITIFVLLYFALNSFSQAMMIYIAVPLAAIGGVFVLLIRGMPFSISAGVGFIVLFGVAVLNGLILINKFNELKDSGMTDIKKRIYEATHERLRPILLTAITTIMGFIPMAVSTSGGAEVQRPLATVVIGGMLTATFLTLVVLPILYYWLESRKDRNNTDGGVSYVNKSTNIVTVLLMVGGLMVSGTAFAQDTDQDGTTPTTLTVDEAIAIAKQNYPSLKESQAFIEREKALKGTSFDLGSTQVFTGKEEYGNNLPGIKTTIGVQQGEIDLLSGFSKSKFYKERIALGEKFYVANEQQLVRNVMQAYDQINYFKAQLRFADQLDSVYANFQATAQLRYETGETGKLEFIAASSEFQQIQVLRQQVIDDIEIAKRALIQYLGTVESIETVDGPYGALDFMATLDASSVANNPMLQYALQNAEVSKANVGVEKSQFLPKFSLSYGRQDVEDVPGFNTYQAGISIPLWFFPQKSRIKAAKADAMVAENQYLEQKATTESRVSQLLKSLEKTRKVLQYYQEGALLLAEEQIATAQLASEEGEIDYITYITILNSAIRIKQNHLQYINQYNQQTIDMQYQLGNL, encoded by the coding sequence ATGATTAACAAGATCATTTCTTTTTCCATTAATAATAAATTTATTATTGGGCTCTTTATAGTAGTGCTTGTCGGTACGGGCATTTGGTCTATGGCCACTATAAACTTGGGTTCTGTACCCGATATTACCAACAACCAAGTACAGGTTATTACCGTTGCACCAAATTTAGGTACTGAGGACATTGAGCAATTTGTAACCTTTCCCGTAGAATTGGCAATGGCAAACCTTCCTGATGTTATCGAGCTGCGTTCGATCTCTCGGTTTGGTCTGTCCGTAGTAACCATTGTCTTTAAAGATCAAGCGGGGACCTACCTTCCCCGGCAATTGGTACAAGAAAAATTAGCCGAAGTGAAGGGAGAAATTCCTGAAGGTTTTGGTACGCCATTTATGGCACCCATAACCACAGGTCTGGGCGAAATCTACCAATACACCCTAAAAGTAAAAGAAGGCTATGAAGATAAATACGATGCAACAGAGCTTCGTACCATCCAGGATTGGATCGTTAAACGTCAAATGGCATTAGTCCCAGGAGTTGTGGAAGTAAACGCTTTTGGTGGATATGTAAAACAATATGAGGTTGCTCTAAACCCCGATAAACTTAAAAGCTTTGGCCTTACTATGAGCCAGGTCTTTGAAGCATTAAGCGAAAATAACGCAAACACGGGAGGGGCGTATATTGAAAAAAACCATCAGGCCAATTTTATACGTGGCGAAGGCTTGGCACGTAGCATTTCAGATTTGGAAAATACAGTGGTCACTACACAAAATGGTAACCCTATTCTAATCCGTGATGTGGCCGAAAAGGTTGGCTATGGGAGCCAGGTGCGTTATGGTGCTTTTACACAGGATGGCCACGAAACTGTAGGGGGACAAATATTGATGTTAAAAGGACAAAGCCCGAGCACCGTTATAGACAATGTTGAAAAGCGTATAACCGAAATTCAAAAATCCTTGCCGGAAGGGGTTTATATAGATACATTTTTAAGCCAAAGCGAGCTTATTGAAAGAACCACAAGTACCGTAAAAACCAACCTAATGGAAGGGGCGCTTATCGTCATATTCGTTTTGGTACTTCTTTTGGGAAGCTTTCGTGGCGGTTTGATAGCTGCTTCAATCATTCCCTTATGCCTATTATTTGCATTTATTTTAATGAAACAATTTGGCATTTGGGCAAACCTGATGTCGTTGGGGGCAATTGATTTTGGGATTATTGTTGACGGGGCGGTAATTATAGTGGAGGGTACGGTTTTCCACATTCATCAACGGATGAAAAAATCCAATGCCATTATAGGACAAACCGAGATGGATGAAATAGCTTACGATTCTTCAAGTAAAATGATGAATTCCGCTTTTTTTGGACAGCTAATTGTGCTTATTGTTTTTACACCGATTCTGTTTTTGACAGGTATAGAAGGAAAAATGTTCCGGCCAATGGCATTCACTTTTGGTTTTGCTGTTTTAGGAGCGATTATCCTTTGTCTTACCTACGTGCCGATGATGTCGTCCTTATTTTTAAAACCAGCTAAAAATCAAAATAGTTGGTTTGCCAAATTTGAAAACAAGATTGATAGGATAAGTGATAAAATTATGGGTGCTTTGAATCGTGCCTATCTGCCCCTGTTGAATTTTGCACTTCGGTTTAAAGCAGGAGTCATTATCGGCGCAGTTGCACTATTCTTGATTGCCGGATTTGTTTTCAGTAATATGGGAGCAGAATTTGTCCCTAAATTTGATGAAGGAGATATTGCCTTTCAGGCCTTGATAAAACCAGGGAGCAGTCTGACAGAATCCATTGAGGCTTCAGAAAAACTTCAGAATTTAATTAATGAATTTCCTGAAGTAAAAACGGTGGTTTCAAGGATTGGTGTGGCCGAAATCCCAACAGACCCAATGCCTATGGATATTGCCGATAGCTATATCATTCTTGAAAAAGATAAGAGCAAGTGGACTTCCGCAGATAGCAAAGAAGAACTCATAGAAAAAATACAAGAAAAAATTTCAGTTGTGCCCGGAGTAAACTTCGTGTTTACACAACCTGTGGAACTTCGTTTTAATGAATTGTTGACCGGTGTTCGTGAGGACGTGGCCATCAAATTATATGGAGAAGACCTAAACGTGTTGGCAGACAAGGTTCAGGAAATTGCAGCGGTAATACGGAAAGTTCCGGGTGCAGCAGACCTCAACGTGGAGGCTACAAGCGGTCTGCCACAAATGACCGTGGTGTATAACCGTGCTAAAATGGCGCAATACGGTGTTACCATCAATAAATTGAATGATTATGTAAGTGCTGCATTTGCTGGAGAAAAAGCAGGGGTCATATTTGAAGGCGAAAAGCGTTTTGATGTGGTCATACGTTTGGCAGAAGGTTTTAGACAGGATATCAATAGCTTAAAAAATCTTTATATAGACCTACCAAACGGTGCACAAGTTCCACTAAAGGAAGTAGCAGATATTAGCTACAAACCCGGACCAATGCAAATTTCAAGGGACAATACCTCGCGGCGTATTTCGGTAGGGGTCAATGTTCGTGGGCGCGATGTAAAATCGATGGTTGAGGAGATTCAGCAAAAACTGGAAACAGAAGTGAAACTGCCACCGGGATATTATGTTACTTACGGAGGGTCATTTGAAAACCTGCAACGTGCGTCAGACCGATTGATGATTGTAGTCCCAATCGTTTTAATAACAATATTTGTTCTGCTTTACTTTGCTTTGAATTCATTTTCACAGGCCATGATGATCTATATAGCGGTTCCTTTGGCGGCCATTGGTGGCGTTTTCGTTTTGTTGATCCGTGGAATGCCTTTCAGTATTTCGGCGGGAGTGGGGTTTATCGTACTCTTCGGAGTTGCCGTATTAAACGGCTTGATACTTATAAACAAATTCAATGAACTAAAAGACAGTGGAATGACAGATATAAAAAAACGTATATACGAAGCTACGCACGAACGATTACGTCCAATTTTATTGACAGCCATTACAACAATTATGGGTTTTATCCCGATGGCGGTTTCCACCTCTGGTGGTGCAGAAGTACAACGACCATTGGCAACAGTAGTGATTGGAGGAATGCTTACGGCAACATTCTTGACCTTGGTGGTTCTACCTATTCTTTATTATTGGCTGGAATCAAGAAAGGACCGTAATAACACTGATGGAGGTGTAAGCTATGTCAACAAATCAACGAACATTGTAACCGTATTGCTGATGGTTGGCGGTTTGATGGTTTCTGGAACTGCTTTTGCCCAAGATACCGATCAAGATGGCACAACTCCAACAACCTTGACGGTAGATGAGGCCATTGCTATTGCAAAACAGAATTATCCATCGCTTAAGGAAAGTCAGGCGTTCATTGAACGGGAAAAGGCCCTAAAGGGAACAAGTTTTGACCTTGGTAGCACCCAAGTTTTCACGGGCAAAGAAGAATACGGCAATAATCTTCCCGGAATAAAAACAACCATTGGCGTGCAACAAGGTGAAATCGATTTGCTTTCCGGATTTTCAAAATCTAAATTTTACAAAGAGCGTATCGCTTTGGGAGAAAAATTTTATGTGGCCAATGAACAACAATTGGTGCGCAATGTGATGCAGGCGTATGACCAGATTAATTATTTCAAGGCCCAGTTGCGCTTTGCAGACCAATTGGACAGTGTTTATGCCAATTTTCAGGCCACCGCCCAACTTCGGTACGAGACGGGTGAAACAGGTAAGTTGGAGTTTATTGCGGCCTCTTCCGAATTTCAACAGATTCAGGTCTTAAGGCAACAGGTTATTGATGATATTGAAATTGCCAAACGTGCCCTAATACAATATTTGGGAACGGTTGAAAGCATCGAAACGGTAGATGGACCGTACGGGGCATTGGATTTTATGGCCACATTGGATGCATCTTCGGTGGCCAATAACCCAATGTTGCAATATGCGTTGCAAAACGCCGAAGTAAGTAAAGCAAATGTGGGTGTAGAGAAATCCCAGTTCCTGCCGAAATTCAGTTTGTCGTACGGCAGACAGGATGTGGAGGATGTCCCTGGATTTAACACCTATCAGGCAGGTATTAGTATCCCGTTATGGTTTTTTCCGCAGAAGTCGAGGATCAAGGCAGCCAAGGCCGATGCAATGGTAGCAGAGAACCAATATCTGGAGCAAAAGGCAACAACTGAAAGCAGGGTGTCGCAATTGCTAAAATCACTTGAGAAAACTCGAAAGGTATTGCAATATTATCAAGAAGGCGCATTGCTTTTGGCAGAGGAACAAATAGCCACCGCACAATTGGCATCAGAAGAAGGTGAAATAGACTATATCACTTACATAACGATTCTCAACAGCGCCATCCGTATTAAACAAAATCATTTACAATATATCAATCAGTATAACCAGCAGACCATCGATATGCAATATCAATTGGGCAACCTATAA
- a CDS encoding OmpA family protein, whose translation MKTIMLGTRLAIFLFLFCFGTGICHAQFLKKLGQRVEDAAQEAVIRKTEEKVNRETEKAMDTILDGNKGNKKKKNKKNKSSRQGNHQSDEINKNNDIPNEEHEQSDFGVYSNFTFIPGNKLLFYDDFAADALGDFPANWETGGSGEVVTTSSSESKWLSIVRRSGYMPTMKNTLPENYTIEFDLVNNGYGSGKPTSKIFFAFLSKKSYAMGSGGTLADVEILLSTNSFDVRTVENFGGEVEVKIGNRIDREMPEYLNNSVHISIAVNKKRLRMWVNEEKMVDSPNLIQANIGKYFIIEAMDVLPDKGHFVGITNFKIAASTEDLRSLLLKNGKFSTTGIYFDTAASTVKKESYGILLDIANMLRDNDHINLQIIGHTDNKGEEGYNQTLSESRAAAVKQILIEEFGIGESRLQFMGKGETDAVDDNSTEKGRANNRRVEFIKL comes from the coding sequence ATGAAAACAATAATGCTAGGTACACGGTTAGCCATTTTTCTATTCCTTTTTTGTTTTGGCACTGGAATATGCCATGCCCAATTCCTTAAAAAGTTGGGACAACGTGTAGAAGATGCTGCACAGGAAGCTGTAATTAGAAAAACAGAAGAGAAGGTAAATAGAGAAACCGAAAAAGCCATGGATACCATCTTAGATGGTAATAAGGGCAATAAGAAGAAGAAAAACAAAAAAAATAAATCTTCGAGACAAGGAAACCATCAGAGTGATGAAATAAATAAAAACAATGACATTCCAAATGAAGAACACGAACAAAGTGATTTTGGCGTGTATAGCAATTTCACCTTTATACCAGGAAACAAGTTGTTGTTTTATGACGACTTTGCAGCGGATGCCTTAGGCGATTTCCCTGCCAATTGGGAAACTGGAGGCTCTGGGGAAGTAGTAACAACTTCTAGTTCCGAAAGCAAATGGCTTTCCATTGTTAGACGTTCTGGATATATGCCTACCATGAAGAACACACTCCCCGAAAATTATACCATAGAATTTGATTTGGTCAATAACGGATACGGGTCAGGAAAACCAACTAGTAAGATATTCTTTGCATTCTTATCTAAAAAGTCATATGCCATGGGGAGCGGCGGCACATTGGCAGATGTAGAAATTTTACTCTCTACCAATAGTTTTGATGTACGGACTGTAGAAAATTTTGGTGGAGAAGTTGAAGTGAAAATTGGCAATCGAATTGATAGGGAAATGCCCGAGTACCTCAATAATAGCGTTCATATTTCTATTGCTGTTAACAAAAAAAGGCTAAGAATGTGGGTAAACGAAGAAAAAATGGTGGATTCCCCAAATTTAATTCAGGCCAATATTGGCAAGTATTTTATCATAGAAGCGATGGATGTATTGCCTGATAAAGGGCATTTTGTAGGTATCACCAATTTCAAAATCGCAGCGTCTACCGAAGATTTGCGTTCCCTCCTACTTAAAAATGGAAAATTCAGCACTACAGGGATCTATTTTGATACCGCTGCATCCACCGTTAAAAAGGAATCCTATGGAATACTATTGGACATCGCCAATATGCTGCGCGATAATGATCATATCAACTTACAAATAATTGGTCATACCGATAATAAAGGCGAAGAAGGCTACAACCAAACATTATCTGAAAGTAGAGCTGCAGCTGTAAAGCAAATTCTTATTGAAGAATTTGGGATAGGTGAAAGCCGATTACAATTTATGGGCAAAGGTGAAACAGATGCTGTAGATGATAATTCCACCGAGAAAGGCAGGGCAAATAATAGAAGGGTAGAATTTATAAAACTTTAA
- a CDS encoding recombinase family protein, translating to MDFGYVRVSSKTQKLDLQVDALLKAKVLRKNIFSDIVSGVKAERKGLDELLPRLREGDTLIVWKMDRVARSLTHLIKLMEDFNDKGINFKSIQEPFIDTKSPHGKFIFAIFAAFAQFERDLIIERTRAGLESSRRKGIRLGRKPGLGDEAINKAILAENYYRKYDLSVEDIMKLIEVRSKRTLYKYLAYRGRRNCAICRSILWDQKQPVDGAFCKTHNKKVFKFINDRCKLDTPIGDLAREMVSDGKFPTKSEKEIFKYLEIKSIAGRIHPLFLEFKNEYKRFK from the coding sequence ATGGATTTTGGATATGTAAGAGTTAGTTCCAAAACACAAAAATTGGATTTACAAGTTGATGCTCTATTAAAAGCGAAGGTTCTCCGTAAGAATATTTTCTCAGATATAGTTTCAGGAGTAAAGGCCGAGAGAAAAGGTCTTGATGAATTACTACCAAGATTAAGAGAGGGAGATACTTTAATTGTCTGGAAAATGGATCGCGTGGCCAGAAGTCTTACCCATCTAATAAAGTTAATGGAAGACTTTAATGATAAGGGCATCAATTTTAAAAGTATTCAGGAGCCTTTTATTGATACAAAGTCCCCTCATGGGAAATTTATATTTGCCATATTTGCTGCCTTTGCACAATTTGAACGGGATCTTATCATTGAGAGAACTAGGGCAGGGCTTGAAAGTTCAAGACGGAAGGGTATTAGACTAGGAAGAAAACCGGGACTTGGCGATGAAGCAATAAACAAGGCTATACTTGCTGAAAATTATTACCGGAAATACGATTTATCGGTTGAGGATATCATGAAATTAATTGAAGTGCGCTCCAAACGGACCCTATATAAATATTTAGCATATAGAGGCCGAAGGAATTGTGCCATCTGCAGAAGTATCCTATGGGACCAAAAGCAACCAGTTGATGGTGCCTTTTGTAAAACTCACAACAAAAAGGTTTTCAAGTTTATTAATGACCGTTGTAAATTGGATACACCAATTGGAGATTTAGCAAGGGAAATGGTAAGTGATGGAAAGTTTCCTACTAAATCCGAAAAAGAGATTTTCAAATACTTAGAAATAAAAAGTATCGCTGGAAGAATCCACCCTCTTTTTTTAGAATTTAAAAACGAATACAAAAGGTTTAAATAA
- a CDS encoding hybrid sensor histidine kinase/response regulator transcription factor, translated as MITKYFRVFAYYVLLISCLSVHSQKQVSFRQLSVKDGLSQNSAISITQDHAGFLWIATQDGLNKYDGRSFEKHQQYFKDITNPTYSKLGKVFVDSQDELWILPITQIPHKLNKSTNSFEPLLDIVDASAIFEDHQKNLWFGSYSTGLYRLSYETKKIKHIIGPDKVNTINAITQDQLGNLWLSCEKYIIKIDPTQPENIFYYYPDGNKNSNSNYSFILFDQENNQWIGTFGDGVWYKESKESNFKRPDIFIEDLENSLNSIYVITMLLDSKNQLWIGTYGDGLFKIDLAQSQLNQYLPEKHNPKAIQYKDILSIYEDYTGTLWFGTDGAGLNYYDALLEKFNSVINFQTPENINIDVVRSITLDAQNNVWIGTSGKGLSRFSPKKNEWTTYQTDNKKGLRSNRIMSLLSANDGDLWIGTQEGGLHIMDMEEQIIEYPNLKSLENLTVWCMLNDTDEDKWIGTREGGLLKVNKHKGILKKFIKSDSTNGLPSNNIRAIAQEAGQFLWVGTQDNGISKIDLKTNTIRSYAHEPGNKNSLTSNQIKSLHYDNKGILWIGTNGSGLCALDIVNNQFYNYTTKDGLANDVVYAILPDEQNNLWLSSNRGITKFYVPDNLSSKPKIVNYTNYDGLATEFNTGAYYKARNGNLYFGGLEGYYWFNPSDIEISKVLPKTVITKFEIYNTTKPLIPDLKLNYKQNTVAFSFASLQFSLPVKNQYQFQLVGHDTDWIQSGNENSARYTNLPPGNYTFKVKSSNYDGVWNAEKASYSFIIDNPWYLTNSAILMYLLLVIITLYLIYRYFKWRWNMKMQLKFERQETERFKELNDFKAKLYSNISHEFRTPLTLINGPIKKQLGNNPNASLKKDLNLVDKNTKRLLDLVNQMLELNKLDTGSLKVNPEKVHLGGFIQSLLEPFEYLAKNRNLVFSHKLGPVPMTLFDTDIMEKIIGNLLGNAIKYTPTAGCIDFQAEVKDTNILTICIANDIDEIVEKDTHKFFERFYQSNPTNEGAGIGLSLVKELVEHLQGTVNASYSLDQKKISFTIEIPIHLIDDHEINEGIVTKINGHRATTKKTNQVLPLLLLVEDNISLLNFMISLLEDKYKIITSKDGEEGINMALKKIPDLIITDLMMPKLNGIELCNQLKNDEKTSHIPIIMLTGKTGPENEIAGLKSGVEEYMIKPFNPKTFQIRIENILTTRKKLRAHYNKENIFKPKDIAFTSTDEKFLLKVEDILNNYLQDSDFSAEKFSQLLGMSRMQLHRKLIALTGYNTTAFIRLERLKQAQKLLKKPGITVAEVAYTTGFNTPSYFIKCYKKTFGKTPMS; from the coding sequence ATGATTACAAAATACTTCAGAGTTTTTGCATACTACGTACTTCTTATTTCCTGCCTTTCCGTCCATTCCCAAAAACAAGTTTCATTTCGACAATTATCTGTCAAGGATGGCTTATCCCAAAATTCAGCAATTTCAATTACTCAAGACCATGCAGGATTTTTATGGATTGCCACCCAAGATGGATTGAATAAATACGATGGAAGAAGTTTCGAGAAACACCAACAGTACTTCAAGGATATAACCAACCCAACCTATAGTAAATTAGGAAAGGTGTTTGTGGATAGCCAAGACGAATTATGGATCCTACCCATAACACAAATCCCACATAAATTAAATAAGAGCACCAACAGTTTTGAACCACTTTTAGATATAGTGGATGCTAGCGCAATCTTTGAAGACCACCAAAAGAACCTTTGGTTCGGAAGTTATTCTACAGGGCTCTATAGACTCTCGTACGAAACCAAAAAAATTAAGCATATCATTGGCCCTGATAAAGTTAATACTATAAATGCCATTACTCAGGACCAATTGGGTAATCTATGGCTCAGTTGTGAAAAATATATTATAAAAATAGACCCCACACAGCCAGAAAATATATTTTATTATTATCCCGATGGAAATAAAAATTCCAATTCCAATTATAGTTTTATTCTTTTCGACCAAGAAAACAATCAATGGATTGGGACTTTTGGTGATGGAGTTTGGTACAAAGAGTCTAAGGAGTCCAATTTCAAAAGACCGGATATTTTTATTGAAGATCTAGAAAATAGCCTTAATTCAATTTATGTCATCACCATGTTACTCGATTCTAAAAATCAGTTGTGGATAGGCACATATGGGGATGGACTTTTTAAAATTGACCTAGCACAAAGTCAATTAAACCAATACCTGCCTGAAAAACACAATCCAAAAGCCATTCAGTATAAGGATATTCTCAGTATTTATGAAGACTATACTGGAACCCTTTGGTTTGGAACCGATGGTGCAGGGCTAAATTATTACGATGCCCTATTGGAAAAATTCAATTCCGTAATTAATTTTCAAACTCCTGAGAATATCAATATAGATGTGGTAAGATCTATCACATTGGATGCACAAAATAATGTATGGATAGGTACTAGTGGTAAAGGCTTATCGAGGTTTTCACCGAAAAAAAATGAATGGACCACCTATCAGACGGATAATAAAAAAGGACTTAGGTCCAATAGAATCATGAGCTTACTCAGTGCTAATGATGGAGATTTATGGATTGGAACACAGGAGGGAGGGCTACATATCATGGATATGGAGGAACAAATAATTGAATATCCCAACCTAAAAAGTCTCGAAAATTTGACCGTTTGGTGCATGCTAAATGATACTGATGAAGATAAATGGATAGGTACAAGAGAGGGTGGACTCCTTAAGGTAAATAAACATAAAGGGATTCTAAAAAAATTTATAAAAAGCGATAGTACTAATGGACTTCCCTCCAACAACATTAGGGCAATTGCTCAAGAAGCCGGTCAATTTCTCTGGGTAGGCACCCAAGACAATGGAATTAGTAAAATAGATTTGAAAACCAATACTATCAGATCTTATGCTCATGAACCTGGCAACAAAAACTCCCTAACAAGCAACCAGATAAAATCTTTGCACTATGACAATAAAGGCATCCTGTGGATCGGCACCAATGGCAGTGGTCTATGTGCTCTTGATATTGTAAATAACCAGTTTTACAATTACACGACAAAAGATGGCTTGGCCAATGATGTGGTATATGCCATATTACCCGATGAACAAAATAACTTATGGTTAAGTTCCAACAGGGGGATAACCAAGTTTTATGTTCCCGACAATCTCAGTTCAAAACCCAAAATTGTCAATTATACCAATTATGATGGCCTTGCTACGGAATTCAATACAGGCGCCTATTATAAGGCAAGAAATGGGAACTTGTATTTTGGGGGATTGGAAGGTTATTATTGGTTTAACCCATCGGACATAGAAATCAGTAAAGTGCTTCCTAAAACGGTAATTACTAAGTTTGAAATATATAACACAACCAAACCCCTAATACCCGACTTAAAACTCAACTATAAACAAAATACCGTTGCTTTTTCATTTGCAAGTCTACAGTTCTCCCTACCCGTTAAAAATCAATATCAATTTCAACTAGTTGGACACGATACCGATTGGATTCAATCCGGCAATGAGAATAGTGCACGATATACCAATCTACCTCCAGGTAACTACACTTTTAAAGTCAAATCTAGCAATTATGACGGCGTTTGGAACGCGGAGAAGGCCTCCTATAGCTTTATTATTGATAATCCCTGGTACCTGACCAATAGCGCTATTCTAATGTATCTTCTTTTGGTAATTATTACTCTCTATTTAATTTATAGATATTTTAAATGGAGGTGGAATATGAAAATGCAATTAAAATTTGAAAGACAAGAAACGGAAAGATTTAAGGAACTAAACGATTTTAAAGCAAAACTATATTCCAATATTTCCCACGAGTTCAGAACCCCATTGACCTTAATAAATGGACCTATTAAAAAACAGTTGGGCAACAATCCAAATGCCAGTTTAAAAAAGGACCTCAACTTGGTAGATAAAAATACCAAAAGACTTTTAGATCTAGTCAATCAAATGCTAGAATTAAACAAATTGGATACGGGTTCCCTAAAGGTAAACCCAGAAAAAGTTCATTTGGGAGGTTTCATACAGTCCCTATTGGAGCCCTTTGAATATCTTGCTAAAAACAGAAATCTGGTCTTCTCTCATAAGCTGGGTCCTGTTCCAATGACGTTATTTGATACCGATATTATGGAAAAAATAATTGGTAACCTATTGGGAAATGCCATAAAATATACCCCAACAGCTGGGTGTATTGACTTCCAAGCCGAAGTAAAAGACACCAATATATTAACCATTTGTATCGCCAATGATATCGATGAAATTGTAGAAAAGGATACCCATAAATTTTTTGAAAGATTTTATCAATCAAACCCCACCAATGAAGGGGCAGGAATCGGTCTTTCCTTAGTAAAGGAATTGGTGGAACATCTTCAAGGAACAGTCAATGCATCGTACTCCCTTGACCAAAAGAAAATATCCTTTACTATAGAAATCCCCATACATTTGATAGATGACCATGAAATTAATGAAGGGATAGTCACTAAAATAAATGGACATCGAGCAACAACTAAAAAAACGAATCAGGTCCTACCGTTGCTATTGCTGGTTGAAGACAATATATCTCTTTTAAATTTTATGATTTCGCTTTTGGAGGATAAATACAAGATCATAACGTCAAAAGATGGCGAGGAAGGCATTAATATGGCACTAAAAAAGATTCCGGATCTAATTATCACAGATCTTATGATGCCAAAATTAAATGGAATAGAATTATGTAATCAGCTAAAGAACGATGAAAAAACATCCCATATCCCAATTATTATGCTCACCGGAAAAACAGGTCCGGAAAACGAAATTGCAGGCTTGAAAAGTGGTGTGGAAGAATACATGATAAAACCATTTAATCCAAAGACCTTTCAGATAAGAATAGAAAACATCTTAACCACTAGAAAAAAACTCAGGGCCCATTACAATAAGGAAAATATTTTTAAGCCAAAGGACATTGCCTTTACCTCCACCGACGAAAAATTTCTATTAAAAGTTGAAGACATCTTAAATAATTACTTACAGGATTCAGATTTTTCCGCGGAAAAATTTAGCCAACTTCTAGGAATGAGCCGAATGCAGCTACATAGAAAACTAATTGCCCTAACAGGATACAACACTACAGCATTCATTCGCCTAGAAAGGTTAAAACAAGCGCAAAAACTTCTTAAAAAACCAGGAATAACTGTTGCGGAGGTGGCCTACACGACCGGATTTAATACACCTTCATATTTTATAAAATGCTATAAAAAAACATTCGGAAAAACGCCGATGTCCTAA